A genomic segment from Streptomyces sp. NBC_01233 encodes:
- a CDS encoding 2Fe-2S iron-sulfur cluster-binding protein yields MELDGTRHTVPRPDGTPLLDALLAAGLPAPYSCREGACSACCCRVVEGEVVTTRNEVLDETDPAEDHVLARQALPLGPAVRITYG; encoded by the coding sequence GTGGAACTCGACGGGACCCGGCACACCGTTCCCCGGCCCGACGGGACCCCGCTGCTCGACGCGCTGCTCGCCGCGGGCCTGCCGGCCCCGTACTCCTGCCGGGAGGGCGCCTGCAGCGCCTGCTGCTGCCGGGTCGTCGAGGGCGAGGTCGTGACGACCCGCAACGAGGTCCTCGACGAGACGGACCCGGCCGAGGACCACGTCCTGGCCCGCCAGGCCCTCCCGCTCGGCCCCGCGGTGCGGATCACGTACGGGTGA
- a CDS encoding DUF1963 domain-containing protein, translating into MTTLLLDGGPVAPDAPVTRTGGTPLAPAGTAWPTCAPCAAPLQFLAQIHLGDLPGHTPGVLALFMCANRPGQCEQWSPTAGGNLALLLPADRLEPVRAPGEADQDLLRLGAVRAAVPARTAPATATILGRLGGTPDWLQYDETPDCPACARPMDFAAELTEGPDPATAMNFGSGRAYAHTCTPCARATLLWQC; encoded by the coding sequence ATGACGACGCTCCTCCTCGACGGCGGGCCGGTCGCCCCGGACGCCCCGGTCACCCGCACCGGCGGCACACCCCTGGCCCCCGCCGGCACCGCATGGCCGACCTGCGCCCCATGCGCCGCACCCCTGCAGTTCCTCGCCCAGATCCACCTCGGCGACCTCCCCGGCCACACCCCGGGCGTACTGGCCCTCTTCATGTGCGCGAACCGCCCCGGCCAGTGCGAACAATGGAGCCCCACCGCAGGCGGCAACCTCGCCCTGCTGCTCCCCGCCGACCGCCTGGAACCCGTACGGGCCCCCGGCGAGGCGGACCAGGACCTCCTCCGACTCGGAGCCGTCCGCGCCGCCGTACCCGCCCGCACGGCACCCGCCACCGCGACGATCCTGGGCCGGCTCGGCGGCACCCCCGACTGGCTCCAGTACGACGAGACGCCCGACTGCCCCGCCTGCGCACGGCCGATGGACTTCGCCGCCGAACTGACGGAAGGCCCCGACCCCGCCACCGCCATGAACTTCGGCTCCGGCCGCGCCTACGCCCACACCTGCACCCCCTGCGCCCGCGC
- a CDS encoding VOC family protein, protein MAVTPTPQKITTFLMFEGRAEEAMGFYVSLFDDAQVLAISRYGPDETGPGAGPEGTVRHATFSLAGQQFMCIDSPAKHAFGFTPAVSLYVQCEDEAEIDRLYGALAEQGQELMPLGSYGFSHRFGWVNDRFGVSWQLNVAAPPSAGA, encoded by the coding sequence ATGGCCGTCACGCCGACCCCGCAGAAGATCACCACGTTTCTGATGTTCGAGGGGCGGGCCGAGGAAGCCATGGGCTTCTACGTCTCGCTCTTCGACGACGCGCAGGTGCTCGCCATCAGCCGCTACGGCCCCGACGAGACCGGACCCGGGGCCGGGCCCGAGGGAACCGTGCGCCACGCGACCTTCTCCCTGGCCGGCCAGCAGTTCATGTGCATCGACAGCCCGGCCAAGCACGCGTTCGGCTTCACGCCCGCCGTGTCGCTGTACGTCCAGTGCGAGGACGAGGCCGAGATCGACCGCCTCTACGGCGCGCTCGCCGAGCAGGGCCAGGAGCTGATGCCCCTGGGCTCGTACGGATTCAGCCACCGGTTCGGCTGGGTGAACGACCGCTTCGGCGTCTCCTGGCAGCTGAACGTCGCGGCCCCGCCCAGCGCGGGCGCGTGA
- a CDS encoding Gfo/Idh/MocA family protein produces MSDTITLAVVGAGDRGSGYAGWALAHPERARVVAVAEPRAPRRERLAAAHGIDAHHVLGDWRELAALGRIADAVLVCTLDRDHLEPVLAFAALGYHIMLEKPMALTEDECRRIVDAVERAGVILSVGHVLRYTPYTRTLKDVVDSGRIGDVVSVQHLEPVGFWHQAHSFVRGNWRRADEATTMLMAKSCHDLDWLQYVLGRPPVRVSSFGRLSHFRPENRPPGAADRCLDCAVEPDCPYSAVREYGDRLADGRHRWPLSVLIDEFTPRALEAALREGPYGRCVYACDNDVVDHQVVAMEFDSGATATFTMTAFTERADRHTRIFGTRGELRGDGRSITVYDFLTRAEEQVAIGAGGPMDAAGGHGGGDAGLMDAFVAAVATGDPGLVRSGPQESLTSHLTVLAAERARCSGTVEPVGPPL; encoded by the coding sequence ATGTCCGACACCATCACGCTCGCCGTCGTCGGGGCGGGGGACCGGGGGAGCGGCTACGCCGGATGGGCCCTGGCTCATCCGGAGCGGGCCCGGGTGGTCGCGGTCGCCGAACCGCGCGCGCCCCGGCGGGAGCGGCTCGCCGCCGCCCACGGCATCGACGCCCACCACGTGCTCGGCGACTGGCGGGAGCTGGCCGCCCTCGGGCGGATCGCGGACGCGGTGCTCGTCTGCACCCTGGACCGCGACCACCTGGAGCCGGTCCTCGCGTTCGCCGCGCTCGGCTACCACATCATGCTGGAGAAGCCGATGGCCCTCACGGAGGACGAGTGCCGGCGCATCGTCGACGCCGTCGAGCGGGCGGGCGTCATCCTCTCCGTCGGGCACGTCCTGCGCTACACGCCCTACACGCGGACCCTCAAGGACGTCGTCGACTCCGGCCGGATCGGCGACGTCGTGAGCGTCCAGCACCTGGAGCCGGTCGGCTTCTGGCACCAGGCCCACTCGTTCGTACGGGGCAACTGGCGGCGCGCCGACGAGGCGACGACCATGCTGATGGCCAAGTCCTGCCACGACCTGGACTGGCTCCAGTACGTGCTGGGGCGCCCGCCCGTACGGGTCTCCAGCTTCGGCCGGCTCTCCCACTTCCGGCCCGAGAACAGGCCGCCGGGTGCGGCGGACCGCTGCCTGGACTGCGCGGTCGAGCCGGACTGCCCGTACTCCGCCGTGCGCGAGTACGGCGACCGGCTGGCCGACGGCCGCCACCGCTGGCCGCTGAGCGTGCTGATCGACGAGTTCACGCCGCGAGCCCTGGAGGCCGCACTGCGGGAGGGGCCGTACGGGCGGTGCGTGTACGCGTGCGACAACGACGTCGTCGACCACCAGGTGGTGGCCATGGAGTTCGACTCCGGGGCGACGGCCACCTTCACCATGACCGCCTTCACCGAGCGGGCGGACCGCCACACCCGGATCTTCGGAACCCGCGGCGAACTGCGGGGCGACGGCCGCAGCATCACGGTCTACGACTTCCTGACCCGCGCCGAGGAGCAGGTCGCCATCGGCGCGGGCGGGCCGATGGACGCCGCGGGCGGGCACGGCGGCGGCGACGCCGGCCTCATGGACGCCTTCGTCGCCGCCGTCGCCACCGGCGACCCGGGTCTGGTCAGGTCCGGCCCACAGGAGTCACTCACCAGCCACCTGACCGTCCTGGCCGCCGAACGGGCCCGCTGCTCCGGCACGGTGGAGCCGGTCGGGCCGCCGCTCTAG
- a CDS encoding chorismate mutase, with translation MNISDLDNGAGPGAGTGKGAAGGIDESVTAELARLRDSIDNIDAAVVHMLAERFKCTQQVGHLKARHQLPPADPGREASQIARLRQLAENAKLDPAFAEKLLNFIIAEVIRHHETIAAGEE, from the coding sequence ATGAACATCAGCGACCTCGACAACGGCGCGGGCCCGGGCGCGGGCACCGGCAAGGGCGCCGCCGGCGGCATCGACGAGAGCGTCACCGCCGAACTCGCCCGCCTGCGGGACAGCATCGACAACATCGACGCGGCCGTGGTCCACATGCTCGCCGAACGCTTCAAGTGCACCCAGCAGGTCGGCCACCTCAAGGCCCGGCACCAGCTGCCGCCCGCCGACCCGGGCCGCGAGGCCAGCCAGATCGCCCGGCTGCGCCAGCTCGCCGAGAACGCCAAACTCGACCCCGCCTTCGCCGAGAAGCTCCTCAACTTCATCATCGCCGAGGTCATCCGCCACCACGAGACGATCGCCGCGGGCGAGGAGTAG
- the pepN gene encoding aminopeptidase N: MSALTRNEAQLRARLLDVHHYAVTLDLTGDDGETFDSTTVIRFAARTAGDTFVELKPVELRSVTLDGRPLDPAALDDNRLPLTGLTQGPHELQLDTRMRYSRTGEGLHRFTDPADGETYVYSQMFMDDVQRVFPAFDQPDLKAVFEFTVTAPAHWTVLANGITTRTGDRTGHPSGAGAGIWTSAPTPLISTYLAAVAAGPWHSVTTEHAGLPFGIHCRQSLAPHMDADAEEILSITKDCFDRYQEKFTEPYPFDSYDQAFVPEFNAGAMENPGLVTFRDEFIYRSAVTDTERQSRAMVIAHEMAHMWFGDLVTLAWFDDIWLNESFAEYMGYQTLTEATRFTDTWTDFGVTRKPWGYDADQRPSTHPVAPAPDDVPDTASALLNFDGISYAKGASALRQLVAWLGEKDFLAGINTHFARHKFANASLADFIDSLAAHTERDVRAWADIWLRTTGIDTLVPRIEEAPHGADGAAGWTLTVDRHGSRPHHIAVGIYDRAPADGRTLEPREHLALDIPSDEVVSVSGPRPALLLLNDGDLTYAKVRLDETSLETVLRGLCAIPDALTRAVVWNALRDMVRDGELAPQDYLLTAEAHLPEEHDLAIVQGVLSFARTQVAVRYVAPEDRTDALATLTTTARDLLRRTEDGSEPGMRLSAVRVLIDSATQPDTIAAWLADGTVPGGPALDPELRWRILARLAVLGAVEESDIDAALAADPSATGQEGAARCRAALPTAQAKAAAWDRLFHDDSLSNYLFSATAQGFWQPEQADLVAEYVTRYYPEAVALGARRGPAIGEAAGRYAFPAYAIDEANLQAGHACLADPDILPLLRRKLVDQLDDLARALRVRTA; the protein is encoded by the coding sequence ATGTCCGCACTGACGCGCAACGAAGCGCAGCTCCGAGCCCGGCTCCTCGACGTCCACCACTACGCCGTCACCCTCGACCTCACCGGCGACGACGGCGAAACCTTCGACTCGACCACCGTCATCCGGTTCGCCGCCCGCACCGCCGGAGACACCTTCGTCGAGCTGAAGCCGGTGGAGCTGCGCTCCGTCACCCTCGACGGGCGCCCCCTCGACCCGGCCGCCCTCGACGACAACCGCCTCCCGCTCACCGGCCTCACCCAGGGCCCCCACGAGCTGCAGCTCGACACGCGCATGCGCTACTCCCGCACCGGCGAGGGCCTGCACCGCTTCACCGACCCCGCGGACGGGGAAACGTACGTCTACAGCCAGATGTTCATGGACGACGTCCAGCGCGTCTTCCCGGCCTTCGACCAGCCCGACCTCAAGGCCGTCTTCGAGTTCACCGTCACCGCCCCCGCCCACTGGACCGTCCTCGCCAACGGCATCACCACCCGCACCGGCGACCGCACGGGACATCCGTCCGGCGCCGGCGCCGGCATCTGGACCTCCGCCCCGACGCCCCTCATCTCCACCTACCTCGCCGCCGTCGCCGCCGGCCCCTGGCACAGCGTGACGACCGAACACGCCGGACTGCCCTTCGGCATCCACTGCCGCCAGTCCCTCGCACCCCACATGGACGCCGACGCCGAGGAAATCCTCTCCATCACCAAGGACTGCTTCGACCGGTACCAGGAGAAGTTCACCGAGCCCTACCCCTTCGACTCCTACGACCAGGCCTTCGTACCCGAGTTCAACGCCGGCGCCATGGAGAACCCCGGACTCGTCACCTTCCGCGACGAGTTCATCTACCGCTCCGCCGTCACCGACACCGAACGCCAGTCCCGGGCCATGGTCATCGCCCACGAGATGGCCCACATGTGGTTCGGCGACCTCGTCACCCTCGCCTGGTTCGACGACATCTGGCTCAACGAGTCCTTCGCCGAGTACATGGGCTACCAGACCCTCACCGAAGCCACCCGCTTCACCGACACCTGGACCGACTTCGGCGTCACCCGCAAGCCCTGGGGCTACGACGCCGACCAGCGGCCCTCCACCCACCCCGTCGCCCCCGCCCCCGACGACGTCCCCGACACCGCCTCCGCCCTCCTCAACTTCGACGGCATCTCCTACGCCAAGGGCGCCTCCGCCCTGCGCCAGCTCGTCGCATGGCTCGGCGAGAAGGACTTCCTGGCCGGCATCAACACCCACTTCGCCCGCCACAAGTTCGCCAACGCCTCCCTCGCCGACTTCATCGACTCCCTCGCCGCCCACACCGAACGCGACGTCCGCGCCTGGGCCGACATCTGGCTGCGCACCACCGGCATCGACACCCTCGTCCCGCGCATCGAGGAAGCCCCCCACGGCGCCGACGGAGCCGCCGGCTGGACCCTGACCGTCGACCGCCACGGCAGCCGCCCGCACCACATCGCCGTCGGCATCTACGACCGCGCCCCCGCCGACGGCCGCACCCTGGAACCCCGCGAACACCTCGCCCTCGACATCCCCTCCGACGAGGTCGTCTCGGTGAGCGGCCCCCGCCCCGCGCTGCTCCTCCTCAACGACGGAGACCTCACCTACGCCAAGGTCCGGCTCGACGAGACCTCCCTCGAAACGGTCCTGCGCGGCCTGTGCGCCATCCCCGACGCCCTCACCCGCGCCGTCGTCTGGAACGCCCTGCGCGACATGGTCCGCGACGGCGAACTGGCCCCGCAGGACTACCTGCTGACCGCCGAAGCGCACCTGCCCGAGGAACACGACCTGGCCATCGTCCAGGGCGTCCTCTCCTTCGCCCGCACCCAGGTCGCCGTGCGCTACGTCGCCCCCGAAGACCGGACCGACGCCCTGGCCACCCTCACCACCACCGCCCGCGACCTGCTGCGGCGCACCGAGGACGGCTCCGAGCCCGGCATGCGGCTCAGCGCCGTACGCGTCCTCATCGACAGCGCCACCCAGCCCGACACCATCGCCGCCTGGCTCGCCGACGGCACCGTCCCCGGCGGCCCCGCACTCGACCCCGAGCTGCGCTGGCGCATCCTCGCCCGCCTCGCCGTCCTCGGCGCCGTCGAGGAGAGCGACATCGACGCCGCCCTCGCCGCCGACCCCAGCGCCACCGGCCAGGAAGGCGCCGCCCGCTGCCGCGCCGCACTCCCCACGGCGCAGGCCAAGGCCGCCGCCTGGGACCGGCTCTTCCACGACGACAGCCTGTCCAACTACCTGTTCAGCGCCACCGCCCAGGGCTTCTGGCAGCCCGAACAGGCCGACCTGGTCGCGGAGTACGTCACCCGCTACTACCCCGAGGCCGTCGCCCTCGGCGCCCGCCGCGGCCCCGCCATCGGCGAAGCAGCCGGCCGCTACGCCTTCCCCGCCTACGCCATCGACGAGGCCAACCTCCAGGCCGGCCACGCCTGCCTCGCCGACCCGGACATCCTCCCGCTCCTGCGCCGCAAACTCGTGGACCAGCTCGACGACCTCGCCCGCGCCCTCCGCGTCCGCACCGCCTGA
- a CDS encoding HAD family acid phosphatase yields MRSTRRTRMSRTAAVGVAAAATVMTLVPATAAQAAPAAAPAAVSVSASAPGGNAAILGIDYATWQRDVAAVIDAARPGIEQRIAASPAGEKPALVLDIDNTSLETDFHWFWTFPTPAIAKVLALTQYANARGVAVFFVTARPGIIQSLTERNLKAVGYPVSGLYVRDLPDLFDEVSAYKTEKRAEIEARGYTIIANIGNSPTDLVGGHAERTVKLPDYNGKLS; encoded by the coding sequence ATGCGCAGCACCCGCCGCACCCGTATGTCCCGTACCGCCGCCGTCGGCGTGGCCGCAGCAGCCACCGTCATGACGCTGGTTCCGGCCACCGCCGCCCAGGCCGCCCCCGCCGCCGCGCCCGCCGCCGTCTCCGTGTCCGCCTCCGCGCCCGGCGGCAACGCCGCGATCCTCGGCATCGACTACGCCACCTGGCAGCGGGACGTGGCCGCCGTCATCGACGCGGCCCGCCCCGGCATCGAGCAGCGCATCGCCGCCTCGCCCGCCGGTGAGAAGCCGGCGCTCGTCCTGGACATCGACAACACCTCGCTGGAGACGGACTTCCACTGGTTCTGGACCTTCCCGACCCCGGCGATCGCCAAGGTCCTGGCCCTGACCCAGTACGCGAACGCCCGCGGGGTCGCCGTCTTCTTCGTCACCGCCCGCCCGGGGATCATCCAGTCCCTCACCGAGCGCAACCTCAAGGCGGTCGGCTACCCCGTCTCGGGGCTCTACGTCCGTGACCTGCCCGACCTGTTCGACGAGGTCAGCGCCTACAAGACGGAGAAGCGCGCGGAGATCGAGGCCCGCGGCTACACGATCATCGCCAACATCGGCAACAGCCCGACCGACCTCGTCGGCGGTCACGCCGAACGCACCGTCAAGCTGCCGGACTACAACGGCAAGCTGTCCTGA
- a CDS encoding winged helix-turn-helix domain-containing protein encodes MTGGETTGAAGAEGPAGTAEAKRAGHPRHDLAPLLNAPVRLSVVAALVPLDKAEFGFVRDLVEVTDSALSKQVAALEEAGWVAVRKGRVGRRPRTWLSLTPEGRTVYERHLAALRAIALG; translated from the coding sequence ATGACGGGCGGGGAGACCACGGGCGCAGCGGGGGCTGAGGGCCCGGCCGGGACGGCGGAGGCGAAGCGGGCCGGTCATCCGCGGCACGACCTGGCGCCGCTGCTCAACGCGCCCGTACGGCTCTCGGTGGTGGCGGCGCTGGTTCCGCTGGACAAGGCCGAGTTCGGTTTCGTACGGGACCTGGTGGAGGTCACGGACTCGGCGCTGTCCAAGCAGGTCGCGGCGCTGGAGGAGGCGGGCTGGGTGGCGGTCCGCAAGGGCCGCGTGGGGCGCCGACCGCGCACCTGGCTCTCGCTGACCCCCGAGGGCCGGACCGTGTACGAGCGCCACTTGGCCGCGCTGCGGGCGATCGCACTGGGCTAG
- a CDS encoding S1 family peptidase, producing MKRSLAVGAVALAAVSLQPGSASAGTAPVVGGTRAAQGEFPFMVRLSMGCGGALYTQQIVLTAAHCVSGSGNNTSITATAGVVDLNSSSAIKVKSTKVLRAPGYNGSGKDWALIKLAKPINLPTLKIAETKQYDNGTFTVAGWGATREGGGQQRYLMKANVPFVSDASCQASYGSSLIPAEEICAGFDQGGVDTCQGDSGGPMFRRDNNNAWIQVGIVSWGEGCARPDYPGVYTEVSTFAAAIKSAAASM from the coding sequence ATGAAGCGCAGCCTCGCAGTCGGAGCGGTCGCCCTCGCGGCCGTCAGCCTCCAGCCCGGCTCGGCCTCCGCCGGCACGGCCCCCGTCGTCGGCGGCACGCGCGCCGCCCAGGGCGAGTTCCCCTTCATGGTGCGCCTCTCGATGGGCTGCGGCGGCGCCCTCTACACCCAGCAGATCGTCCTCACCGCCGCCCACTGTGTGAGCGGCTCCGGCAACAACACCTCCATCACCGCAACCGCCGGAGTCGTCGACCTCAACAGCTCCAGCGCCATCAAGGTCAAGTCCACCAAGGTCCTGCGCGCCCCCGGCTACAACGGCAGCGGCAAGGACTGGGCCCTGATCAAGCTCGCCAAGCCCATCAACCTGCCCACCCTCAAGATCGCCGAGACCAAGCAGTACGACAACGGCACCTTCACCGTCGCGGGCTGGGGCGCCACCCGCGAGGGCGGCGGCCAGCAGCGCTACCTCATGAAGGCCAACGTCCCGTTCGTCTCCGACGCCAGCTGCCAGGCCTCGTACGGCAGCTCCCTCATCCCGGCCGAGGAGATCTGCGCCGGCTTCGACCAGGGCGGCGTCGACACCTGCCAGGGCGACTCCGGCGGCCCGATGTTCCGCCGCGACAACAACAACGCCTGGATCCAGGTCGGGATAGTCAGCTGGGGCGAAGGCTGCGCCCGCCCCGACTACCCCGGCGTCTACACCGAGGTCTCCACCTTCGCCGCCGCGATCAAGAGCGCCGCGGCGAGCATGTAG
- a CDS encoding lysine N(6)-hydroxylase/L-ornithine N(5)-oxygenase family protein encodes MTAQLDAPHDLVGIGIGPFNLSLAALAHGLPQQGAGELATAFYDQRRDFRWHPGLLIEGATLQVPFLADLVTLADPTSPWSFLSYLKHKERLFPFYFAEQFHIHRAEYDAYCRWVAGRVPGLHFGHQVDAVRWNPERDLFEVDFTQLDAGGEAEALGRTYTRHLTLGIGTAPYIPEPLRPLAEAPTVPVIHSADYLDNRQRILGADHVTVIGSGQSGAEVFLDLLRARPAGRERLTWLARTPSFAPMEYSKLGLEHFTPDYTRYFHSLPEPVRNQLVPAQWQLHKGIDADTIAAIHAELYRRTLHGGWPDAVLTPGVSVRTAGRVATAKVELHLEHVEQGTRSRLTTDAVILATGYQERPHSGLLAGLDPYLRKDSAGRPRIDDRYRMILDPAVTGSIFVQNGERHTHGVGAPDLGLAAWRSAAILNTLTGKDPYPQPARTAFTTFGLEQREHTRPRPAGDLLPLVDHP; translated from the coding sequence ATGACCGCCCAGCTCGATGCCCCCCACGACCTCGTCGGAATCGGCATCGGCCCCTTCAACCTGTCCCTCGCGGCCCTCGCCCACGGCCTGCCGCAACAAGGCGCGGGCGAACTCGCCACCGCCTTCTACGACCAGCGCCGCGACTTCCGCTGGCACCCGGGACTCCTCATCGAAGGCGCCACCCTCCAAGTCCCGTTCCTCGCCGACCTCGTCACCCTCGCCGACCCCACCAGCCCCTGGAGCTTCCTCAGCTACCTCAAGCACAAGGAACGGCTCTTCCCCTTCTACTTCGCCGAGCAGTTCCACATCCACCGCGCCGAATACGACGCCTACTGCCGCTGGGTCGCCGGCCGCGTCCCCGGACTCCACTTCGGCCACCAGGTCGACGCCGTCCGCTGGAACCCCGAACGCGACCTCTTCGAAGTCGACTTCACCCAGCTCGACGCCGGCGGCGAAGCCGAAGCCCTCGGCCGCACCTACACCCGCCACCTCACCCTCGGCATCGGCACCGCCCCCTACATCCCCGAACCCCTGCGCCCCCTCGCCGAAGCCCCCACCGTCCCCGTCATCCACTCCGCCGACTACCTCGACAACCGCCAGCGCATCCTCGGCGCCGACCACGTCACCGTCATCGGATCGGGCCAGTCCGGCGCCGAAGTCTTCCTCGACCTCCTCCGCGCCCGCCCCGCCGGCCGCGAACGCCTCACCTGGCTCGCCCGGACCCCCTCCTTCGCCCCCATGGAGTACTCGAAGCTCGGCCTCGAACACTTCACCCCCGACTACACCCGCTACTTCCACTCCCTCCCCGAACCCGTACGCAACCAGCTCGTCCCCGCCCAATGGCAACTCCACAAGGGCATCGACGCCGACACCATCGCCGCCATCCACGCGGAGCTCTACCGCCGCACCCTCCACGGCGGCTGGCCCGACGCCGTCCTCACCCCCGGCGTCAGCGTCCGCACCGCCGGCCGCGTCGCCACCGCCAAAGTCGAACTCCACCTCGAACACGTCGAGCAGGGCACCCGCTCCCGCCTCACCACCGACGCCGTCATCCTCGCCACCGGCTACCAGGAACGCCCCCACAGCGGCCTCCTCGCAGGCCTCGACCCCTACCTGCGCAAGGACTCCGCCGGACGCCCCCGCATCGACGACCGCTACCGGATGATCCTCGACCCCGCCGTCACCGGCAGCATCTTCGTCCAGAACGGCGAACGCCACACCCACGGAGTCGGAGCCCCCGACCTCGGCCTCGCCGCCTGGCGCAGCGCCGCCATCCTGAACACCCTCACCGGCAAGGACCCCTACCCCCAGCCCGCGCGAACCGCCTTCACCACCTTCGGCCTCGAACAACGCGAGCACACCCGCCCCCGACCCGCAGGCGACCTGCTCCCGCTCGTCGACCACCCCTGA
- a CDS encoding pyridoxal phosphate-dependent decarboxylase family protein codes for MTAPPGTGTGTPPPLAGGANGPAALRPLLDTVLEALAAGARDRGGPLPAGGPSAQAARVRAALGDVLPAHGTGDHEALRTLVHTLAAGAADPADPLCAAHLHCPPLAVAAAADLAASALNPSLDSWDQAPAASAVEALLTRTLAAEFYDTPHADALVTTGGTEANQLALLLARERHGPALTVLHGANAHHSVPRAAWLLGLPPATELPTPAGVLDPARLAQALAAAPGPTLVTATAGTTDAGLVDPLHPIADLCDRYDADLHIDAAYGGLLALSPRHRDKLAGLGRAHSLTIDLHKLGWQPVAAGLLAVPDTALLAPLAHQADYLNATDDTEAGLPDLLGRSLRTTRRPDALKIATTLRSLGRDGLARLIDRTCELAQDLAALLDAHPGFELHSAPTISTVLFRPTHADDDQLATLRRTLLHEGRAVLGRTHADGRLWLKATLLNPHTTAGDLDTLIALLEGSTHR; via the coding sequence ATGACCGCGCCGCCCGGCACAGGCACAGGCACACCGCCCCCGCTCGCCGGCGGAGCCAACGGCCCCGCGGCCCTGCGGCCCCTCCTCGACACCGTCCTCGAAGCCCTGGCCGCCGGAGCCCGGGACCGCGGCGGGCCACTGCCCGCCGGCGGCCCGAGCGCCCAGGCCGCCCGCGTCCGGGCCGCACTCGGCGACGTACTCCCCGCACACGGAACCGGCGACCACGAGGCGCTCCGCACCCTCGTCCACACCCTCGCCGCAGGCGCCGCCGACCCCGCCGACCCCCTCTGCGCGGCCCACCTGCACTGCCCCCCGCTCGCCGTCGCGGCCGCCGCCGACCTCGCCGCCAGCGCCCTCAACCCCTCCCTCGACTCCTGGGACCAGGCGCCCGCCGCCTCCGCCGTCGAAGCCCTCCTCACCCGCACCCTCGCCGCCGAGTTCTACGACACCCCCCACGCCGACGCCCTCGTCACCACCGGCGGCACCGAAGCCAACCAGCTCGCCCTGCTCCTCGCCCGCGAACGCCACGGCCCCGCCCTGACCGTCCTGCACGGAGCCAACGCCCACCACTCCGTCCCGCGCGCCGCCTGGCTCCTCGGCCTCCCCCCGGCCACCGAACTCCCCACCCCCGCCGGCGTCCTCGACCCCGCCCGCCTCGCCCAAGCCCTCGCCGCCGCACCCGGCCCCACCCTCGTCACCGCCACCGCCGGCACCACCGACGCCGGACTCGTCGACCCCCTCCACCCCATCGCCGACCTCTGCGACCGGTACGACGCCGACCTCCACATCGACGCCGCGTACGGCGGCCTCCTCGCCCTCAGCCCCCGCCACCGCGACAAACTCGCCGGACTCGGCCGCGCCCACTCCCTCACCATCGACCTGCACAAACTCGGCTGGCAGCCCGTCGCCGCAGGACTCCTCGCCGTGCCGGACACAGCCCTGCTCGCCCCCCTCGCCCACCAGGCCGACTACCTCAACGCCACCGACGACACCGAAGCCGGCCTCCCCGACCTCCTCGGCCGCTCCCTGCGCACCACCCGGCGCCCCGACGCCCTCAAGATCGCCACCACCCTGCGCTCACTGGGCCGCGACGGCCTCGCCCGCCTCATCGACCGCACCTGCGAACTCGCCCAGGACCTCGCCGCACTCCTCGACGCCCACCCCGGCTTCGAACTCCACTCGGCCCCCACCATCAGCACCGTCCTCTTCCGGCCCACCCACGCCGACGACGACCAGCTCGCCACCCTGCGCCGCACCCTCCTGCACGAAGGCCGCGCCGTCCTCGGCCGCACCCACGCCGACGGCCGCCTGTGGCTCAAAGCCACCCTGCTGAACCCGCACACCACCGCGGGGGACCTGGACACCCTCATCGCCCTCCTGGAAGGCAGCACCCACCGATGA